One region of Lactobacillus johnsonii genomic DNA includes:
- a CDS encoding alpha-galactosidase, with protein MNQLINFDEKNKVFHLHNDQISYLLAVEDGNTLAHVYFGKTIKQYHGQLRYPRVDRGFSGNLPGSLDRTFSRDSLPKEYSTAGEMDYHTPAAVVRQKDGSNALFLTYHGYKIVAGKPDLVGLPHSFVENSDEAETLIVNLTDEKSKIKFELAYTIYRDYPVITRSVKVVNNGEDTVNIEKVASMQIDFVDRDFESITLPGAHAHERRVERSKINQGIHVYSSHRGTSSHQMNPFMALVDPDTTEFAGDAYGFVFVYSGNHKFEVEKDQFAQTHVNIGINNFNFNWELKPKDSFQTPEVLMTYSNQGLNKMSQAFHSLIHDRIIRSKYKDQVRPILVNNWEATYFDFDEEKLKPIVDDAKEMGIEMFVLDDGWFGHRDDDNSSLGDWSVFEKKFPHGLDHFANYVHDQGLKFGLWFEPEMISMDSNLYREHPDYLMHVPGRTPSPSRNQYVLDLGRKEVRDNIFEQMNKILESGKIDYIKWDMNRHLSDIYEADLPAARQGETYHRYVLGLYDLLERLVDTYPNLLIEGCSGGGGRFDAGMAYYNPQIWASDDSDAIDRLSIQYGTSLAYPQSMMTSHVSVSPNEQNGRITPFNTRGIVAMWGDLGYELDLTKMSKENRQAVKDQVEKYKKIREVTQYGTFYRLKSAQTSNQCAWETVSKDKNEAVLSVVKVMASAQPYLTKTKMVGLNPEKHYEDQKTHEIYGGDELMNLGIYDSVEHGDFKAYIHHFKAID; from the coding sequence TTGAACCAACTAATTAATTTTGATGAAAAAAATAAAGTTTTTCACTTACATAATGATCAAATTTCATACTTATTAGCAGTTGAAGATGGAAATACACTAGCTCATGTGTATTTTGGTAAAACAATTAAACAATATCATGGGCAATTACGCTATCCGCGAGTAGACCGAGGCTTTTCTGGTAATTTACCGGGCTCACTAGATAGAACTTTTTCACGTGATTCTTTACCAAAAGAATACAGTACAGCTGGTGAAATGGATTACCATACTCCAGCAGCAGTAGTTCGCCAAAAGGATGGATCTAACGCCTTATTTTTAACTTACCATGGTTATAAAATTGTGGCCGGAAAGCCCGATTTAGTAGGATTACCTCATTCTTTTGTTGAAAATAGTGATGAGGCAGAAACTTTAATAGTCAATTTAACCGATGAAAAGAGCAAAATTAAATTTGAATTAGCTTATACAATTTATCGTGATTATCCAGTAATTACCCGTTCAGTAAAAGTTGTTAATAATGGTGAAGATACAGTTAATATTGAAAAAGTTGCTTCAATGCAAATTGATTTTGTTGATCGTGACTTTGAATCAATTACTTTACCTGGTGCGCATGCACATGAAAGACGAGTAGAACGTAGCAAAATCAATCAAGGTATTCATGTTTATTCAAGCCATCGCGGCACTTCTAGTCATCAAATGAATCCATTTATGGCATTAGTTGATCCTGATACAACCGAATTTGCTGGGGATGCTTACGGATTTGTATTCGTTTACTCTGGTAATCACAAGTTTGAAGTGGAAAAAGACCAATTTGCTCAAACTCACGTCAATATTGGCATTAATAATTTTAACTTTAATTGGGAGTTGAAGCCAAAAGATAGCTTCCAAACGCCAGAAGTCTTAATGACTTATTCTAATCAAGGTCTAAATAAGATGAGCCAAGCATTTCATAGCTTGATTCATGATCGGATTATTCGTAGTAAGTACAAAGATCAAGTTCGGCCAATTTTAGTAAATAATTGGGAAGCAACTTACTTCGACTTTGATGAAGAAAAATTAAAACCAATTGTAGATGATGCCAAAGAAATGGGTATTGAAATGTTTGTCCTTGATGATGGTTGGTTTGGTCATCGTGATGATGATAATTCTTCACTAGGAGATTGGAGTGTTTTTGAAAAGAAATTCCCGCATGGATTAGATCATTTTGCTAATTATGTCCATGACCAAGGGTTAAAATTTGGCCTTTGGTTTGAGCCAGAAATGATCTCAATGGATTCAAACTTATATAGAGAGCATCCTGACTATTTAATGCATGTTCCAGGAAGAACTCCAAGTCCATCTCGTAATCAATATGTTCTGGATTTAGGTAGAAAAGAAGTTCGTGACAACATATTTGAGCAAATGAATAAGATTCTTGAATCAGGTAAGATTGATTACATTAAATGGGATATGAATCGTCACTTGTCAGATATTTATGAAGCAGATTTGCCAGCTGCAAGACAGGGAGAAACTTACCATCGTTATGTCTTAGGACTTTATGATCTGCTTGAAAGGCTAGTTGATACTTATCCAAACCTATTAATTGAAGGCTGTTCTGGTGGTGGTGGGCGCTTCGATGCTGGTATGGCATATTACAATCCACAGATTTGGGCTAGCGATGATAGTGATGCAATTGATAGATTAAGTATTCAATATGGCACTAGTTTAGCTTATCCACAATCAATGATGACTTCTCATGTTTCAGTTAGTCCAAATGAGCAAAATGGACGAATTACACCATTCAATACACGTGGAATTGTGGCAATGTGGGGTGATTTAGGTTATGAACTCGATTTAACTAAGATGAGCAAAGAAAATCGTCAAGCAGTTAAAGATCAGGTAGAAAAATATAAAAAGATTAGAGAAGTTACCCAATATGGGACTTTTTACCGCTTAAAGTCTGCTCAAACTAGTAATCAATGTGCTTGGGAAACGGTCTCAAAAGATAAAAATGAAGCTGTTTTGTCAGTAGTTAAGGTAATGGCAAGTGCTCAACCGTATTTAACTAAGACTAAAATGGTTGGACTTAATCCAGAAAAGCACTATGAAGATCAAAAGACCCATGAAATATATGGTGGAGATGAACTGATGAACTTAGGAATTTATGATTCAGTTGAACACGGTGATTTCAAGGCTTATATTCATCACTTTAAGGCAATAGATTAG
- the gtfA gene encoding sucrose phosphorylase produces MTISNKVMLITYPDSLGKNIKDLDDVLHTDLKGAVGGVHLLPFFPSTGDRGFAPTDYSMVDPQFGDWSDVEKLGEDYYLMFDFMINHISRQSKYYKDFQKNKDQSPYADLFLSWDKFWPKNRPTQKDIDLIYKRKDRAPYQEITFADGSKEKLWNTFGEEQIDLDVRKDVTKQFIKQTLNNLIDHGSDIIRLDAFAYAIKKLDTNDFFVEPEIWDLLKEVQDDISAKGALILPEIHEHYSMPFKIARHGYFIYDFALPMVVLYSLYSGKSQRLASWLKKSPMKQFTTLDTHDGIGVVDARDILTPNEIGYTSNELYKVGANVKKKYSSAEYHNLDIYQINSTFYSALGDDDKKYFMARLLQVFAPGIPQVYYVGMLAGKNDIELLEKTKEGRNINRHYYSREEIHEEVQRPVVSSLINLLRFRNNEAAFDLNGSIEVITPTENEIHIIRLNQDKTRKAELRANLETLAYKVLVNGREMAF; encoded by the coding sequence ATGACAATTTCAAATAAAGTAATGCTCATAACCTATCCAGATAGTTTAGGTAAAAATATTAAAGATTTAGATGACGTACTGCACACAGACTTAAAAGGTGCTGTTGGAGGAGTTCATTTGTTACCATTCTTTCCCTCAACTGGTGACCGCGGATTTGCTCCAACAGATTATTCAATGGTTGATCCTCAATTTGGAGATTGGTCTGATGTCGAAAAGTTAGGCGAAGACTACTACCTTATGTTTGATTTTATGATCAATCATATTTCTCGTCAGTCTAAGTACTATAAGGATTTTCAAAAGAATAAAGATCAAAGTCCTTATGCTGACCTTTTCCTCAGTTGGGATAAGTTCTGGCCTAAGAATCGACCAACGCAAAAAGATATTGACCTTATTTACAAGAGAAAAGATCGTGCTCCATATCAGGAAATTACTTTTGCGGATGGAAGTAAAGAAAAACTCTGGAATACTTTTGGTGAGGAGCAAATAGATCTTGATGTTCGAAAAGATGTAACTAAACAGTTTATTAAGCAGACTTTAAATAATTTGATTGATCATGGCAGTGACATCATTCGACTAGATGCGTTTGCTTATGCTATTAAGAAGTTAGATACTAATGACTTTTTCGTAGAACCAGAAATTTGGGATCTATTGAAAGAAGTACAAGATGATATTTCAGCTAAAGGCGCGCTAATTTTGCCTGAAATTCATGAACACTATTCAATGCCATTTAAGATTGCAAGACATGGTTACTTTATTTATGATTTTGCCTTACCAATGGTGGTGCTTTATTCACTATATAGCGGTAAAAGTCAGCGTCTTGCTTCATGGCTAAAAAAGAGTCCAATGAAGCAGTTTACGACATTAGATACTCATGATGGAATTGGTGTAGTAGATGCTCGTGATATCTTAACTCCGAATGAGATAGGATACACAAGCAATGAATTGTATAAGGTCGGCGCTAATGTTAAAAAGAAATACTCAAGTGCGGAATATCATAACCTCGATATTTATCAAATAAACTCTACTTTCTACTCTGCACTTGGTGATGATGATAAAAAATACTTTATGGCTCGACTTTTACAAGTATTTGCACCTGGAATTCCCCAAGTCTATTATGTTGGAATGCTTGCTGGTAAAAATGATATTGAACTTCTTGAAAAGACAAAAGAAGGTCGAAATATTAATCGTCATTATTATAGTCGTGAAGAAATTCATGAAGAAGTTCAACGTCCTGTTGTTAGTTCTTTAATTAACTTATTAAGATTTAGAAATAATGAAGCGGCATTTGATTTGAATGGAAGTATTGAAGTTATTACTCCTACTGAAAATGAAATTCATATTATCCGTTTGAATCAGGACAAAACACGAAAAGCAGAATTACGTGCAAACTTAGAAACCTTAGCTTATAAAGTGTTAGTGAATGGGCGAGAGATGGCTTTTTAA
- the glyA gene encoding serine hydroxymethyltransferase, whose protein sequence is MNYGEKSPALWDAIKSEEKRQEDTIELIASENIVSDAVREAQGSVLTNKYAEGYPGKRYYGGCQYIDKVEQLAIDYAKKLFNAEYANVQPHSGSQANMTVYNALLKPGDTILGMGMDAGGHLTHGSKVNFSGKIFNSISYDLNPETEELDFDRIRQLAIEKKPKLIIAGASAYSRIIDWQKFREIADEVGAYLMVDMAHIAGLVATGAHPSPVPIADVVTTTTHKTLRGPRGGMILSNNKELGKKIDSALFPGTQGGPLEHVIAAKAQAFYEDLQPEFTQYIDQVIKNSKAMAEEFKNSKNIRVVSGGTDNHLMIIDITKTGVTGKDAQNLLDSVNITTNKESIPGDKRSPFITSGLRIGTPAITSRGFKESDAKEVAKIIIEVLDNPEDAGVLAQAKERVNDLVTKYPIK, encoded by the coding sequence ATGAATTATGGAGAAAAATCACCTGCACTTTGGGATGCAATTAAAAGTGAAGAGAAAAGACAAGAAGATACAATTGAATTAATTGCATCAGAAAATATTGTTTCCGATGCTGTCCGAGAAGCACAAGGATCTGTTCTCACCAATAAATACGCAGAAGGATATCCCGGGAAAAGATACTATGGTGGATGTCAATATATTGACAAGGTAGAACAATTGGCAATTGACTATGCCAAAAAATTATTTAATGCAGAATATGCAAATGTGCAGCCTCATTCTGGTTCACAGGCAAACATGACAGTTTATAATGCTTTGCTAAAGCCAGGAGATACTATTTTAGGGATGGGTATGGATGCTGGCGGTCATCTTACGCATGGTTCAAAGGTTAATTTTTCAGGAAAAATTTTTAATTCTATTAGTTATGACTTAAATCCTGAAACTGAAGAATTGGATTTTGATCGAATTAGACAGCTTGCTATAGAGAAGAAGCCAAAATTAATTATTGCTGGTGCTTCTGCTTATAGCAGAATTATTGATTGGCAGAAGTTTCGTGAGATTGCGGACGAAGTTGGCGCCTACCTAATGGTTGATATGGCGCATATTGCAGGTTTAGTTGCAACGGGAGCACATCCGAGCCCAGTTCCTATAGCTGACGTTGTTACAACAACTACACATAAAACTTTGCGTGGTCCGCGTGGAGGAATGATTCTATCTAACAATAAAGAATTAGGGAAGAAAATTGATTCGGCTCTCTTTCCAGGAACGCAAGGTGGACCACTAGAGCATGTTATTGCTGCAAAGGCACAAGCTTTTTATGAAGATTTACAGCCAGAATTTACTCAATACATTGATCAAGTAATTAAGAATTCAAAAGCCATGGCTGAAGAATTTAAAAATAGCAAAAATATTCGCGTGGTTTCAGGTGGAACTGATAATCACTTGATGATTATTGATATTACCAAGACCGGCGTAACAGGAAAAGATGCCCAAAATTTACTAGACTCTGTAAATATTACGACTAACAAAGAGTCTATTCCTGGTGATAAGCGAAGCCCATTTATTACTAGTGGATTAAGAATTGGGACACCAGCAATAACTAGCCGAGGCTTTAAGGAATCCGATGCTAAAGAAGTTGCTAAAATAATTATTGAAGTTTTGGATAATCCTGAAGATGCAGGAGTACTAGCTCAGGCAAAAGAAAGAGTTAATGATTTAGTTACTAAATACCCTATCAAATAA
- the trpX gene encoding tryptophan ABC transporter substrate-binding protein: MKRMYGLIVILVAFLTIAFFGENKQKEENNKVPRVGVLTLMRHPALDEIYRGFRDELKEEGYVNGKNIKIEYQNANNDQSNLRTMAMKLTDEQSRVLVGITTPAAQALANTTNKIPIVLGAVTSPKTSGLVKNEKHPEKNITGVSDAAPIKQQLDLIREFLPNLKTLGVIYTSSDSSAVSGFHEIERECKKRKINLKSFSIANSNDLNQVSEQMFSQVDAVIVPTDNTIAGAMETLVKNGNAAKKPIFPAAATMVKQGGLATYSVNQYELGKMTGKMTIEILKGKKVSSLPIERVKKGEPIVNLKEARELNLQVPQRFLEECQKKGVVYR, translated from the coding sequence ATGAAAAGAATGTATGGATTAATTGTAATTTTAGTAGCTTTTTTAACCATAGCTTTTTTTGGAGAAAATAAACAAAAAGAAGAAAATAATAAAGTTCCCCGAGTTGGTGTATTAACCCTTATGCGTCACCCAGCTCTTGATGAGATATATCGCGGCTTTCGAGATGAGCTGAAAGAAGAGGGCTACGTAAATGGGAAAAATATCAAAATTGAATATCAAAATGCAAATAATGATCAGAGTAATTTACGTACGATGGCAATGAAACTAACTGATGAGCAGTCAAGAGTATTAGTTGGAATTACTACTCCAGCTGCCCAAGCATTGGCGAATACAACGAATAAGATTCCAATAGTTTTAGGTGCTGTAACAAGTCCAAAAACTAGTGGGCTAGTAAAAAATGAAAAACATCCCGAAAAAAATATTACTGGGGTATCAGATGCTGCTCCAATTAAGCAACAATTAGATTTAATTAGGGAATTTTTACCTAATTTAAAAACTTTAGGGGTAATTTATACTTCGAGTGATTCTTCTGCAGTTAGTGGCTTTCACGAGATTGAGCGTGAATGTAAAAAGAGAAAAATAAATTTAAAATCTTTCTCAATTGCAAATAGTAACGATCTTAATCAAGTTTCAGAGCAGATGTTTAGTCAAGTAGATGCCGTCATTGTACCAACTGATAACACAATTGCTGGAGCGATGGAAACACTAGTTAAAAATGGTAATGCTGCTAAAAAGCCAATTTTCCCTGCTGCAGCAACTATGGTAAAACAGGGTGGTCTTGCAACTTATAGTGTTAATCAATATGAGTTAGGAAAAATGACTGGAAAGATGACTATTGAAATTTTAAAGGGTAAAAAAGTTAGTTCTTTACCAATCGAAAGAGTGAAAAAGGGAGAACCGATCGTTAATTTAAAAGAAGCCAGAGAATTAAATCTTCAAGTGCCTCAACGATTTTTAGAAGAATGTCAGAAAAAAGGAGTTGTATATAGATGA
- a CDS encoding ABC transporter permease: MNLIVSAIGQGLLWALLGLGLYLTFRILNFADMTVEGTFPLGAAVAVANISHGMSPYLATFLALLAGMAAGLVTGLLYTKGKIPILLAGILTMTAIYSINLRIMGGSNISLIGKKTLLNNEFLEKLPQYFNSVVLGIVVVIVITGILIFFLNTDFGQAFIATGDNPSMAKSLGIYTDFMVIIGLMLSNGIVALCGALIAQNNGYADINMGIGTIVIALASIIIGEVAFGELTLNQRLVAVTLGSIIYRLILLAVLQLGFSANDLNLISSIVLALCMMLPQLEKFLHLKKPVERGVKKHD, from the coding sequence ATGAACTTGATCGTATCTGCTATTGGCCAGGGTTTGCTATGGGCTTTGCTTGGCTTAGGATTATATTTGACATTTAGAATTTTGAATTTTGCTGATATGACCGTAGAAGGAACCTTTCCATTAGGTGCAGCTGTTGCAGTAGCTAATATTTCACACGGAATGTCTCCATACTTAGCTACTTTCTTAGCCCTTTTAGCTGGAATGGCAGCAGGTTTAGTAACGGGATTATTGTATACAAAAGGAAAAATTCCAATTCTACTTGCTGGTATTTTAACAATGACGGCAATTTATTCTATTAATTTAAGAATTATGGGCGGCTCTAATATTTCACTGATTGGTAAGAAGACATTACTCAATAATGAATTTTTAGAAAAATTACCTCAATATTTTAACAGTGTTGTTTTAGGTATTGTAGTTGTAATAGTAATTACAGGAATCTTAATTTTCTTTTTAAATACAGATTTTGGTCAAGCTTTTATTGCTACCGGAGATAATCCTAGTATGGCAAAATCATTAGGAATTTATACAGACTTTATGGTAATTATAGGATTGATGCTATCAAATGGAATAGTTGCCTTATGCGGAGCATTAATTGCGCAAAATAATGGTTATGCTGATATTAATATGGGAATTGGAACTATTGTTATTGCTTTAGCTTCAATTATTATTGGTGAAGTAGCTTTTGGAGAATTGACCTTAAATCAGCGTTTAGTAGCCGTAACTTTAGGTAGTATTATCTATCGTCTGATTTTGTTAGCTGTACTTCAGCTTGGATTTTCAGCTAATGACTTAAACTTGATCTCTTCTATTGTGTTAGCCCTCTGTATGATGCTCCCACAATTAGAAAAGTTTTTACATTTGAAAAAGCCAGTAGAAAGAGGTGTGAAAAAGCATGACTAA
- a CDS encoding ABC transporter ATP-binding protein has translation MTKPILELKDVKTTVKTADGEIVPILKGINLEIRSGDFITIIGTNGAGKSTLFNTIAGSLKPDSGILRHNGQDITKMSEEKRTQFIGRVFQDPKMGTAPRMTVAENLLLATKRGKRRFLKIRRLKQNLPRFKKLAAVMNNGLENCLNTFVEGLSGGQRQALSFLMATIEKPDILLLDEHTAALDPHTSENLLAVTDKQIKENKLTALMITHHMEDALKYGNRLLVLKDGQVKADISEEEKKSLKVSDLYSYFED, from the coding sequence ATGACTAAGCCAATTCTAGAATTAAAAGATGTCAAAACAACTGTTAAAACAGCTGATGGTGAAATTGTTCCAATCTTAAAAGGAATTAATTTAGAAATTAGATCTGGAGATTTTATTACTATAATTGGAACAAATGGTGCCGGTAAATCAACACTTTTTAATACGATTGCGGGCAGTTTAAAACCTGATAGTGGCATTCTTCGGCATAATGGGCAAGATATTACGAAAATGAGTGAAGAAAAGCGGACTCAGTTTATTGGACGAGTTTTTCAAGATCCTAAGATGGGGACTGCTCCTAGAATGACCGTGGCAGAGAATTTACTCTTAGCAACCAAGCGGGGAAAGAGAAGATTTTTAAAGATTAGAAGACTTAAGCAGAATTTACCTCGTTTTAAAAAACTAGCTGCGGTTATGAACAATGGTTTAGAAAACTGCCTGAATACATTTGTAGAGGGCTTATCTGGAGGCCAAAGACAAGCTTTGAGCTTCTTGATGGCTACAATAGAAAAGCCTGATATTTTGCTATTAGATGAGCATACAGCAGCTTTAGATCCTCATACTAGTGAAAATCTGCTAGCAGTAACTGATAAACAAATTAAAGAAAATAAATTAACTGCCTTAATGATTACGCATCATATGGAGGATGCTTTAAAATATGGAAATCGTCTTTTGGTATTAAAGGATGGTCAAGTTAAAGCGGATATTAGTGAAGAAGAAAAAAAGAGTTTAAAAGTAAGTGATCTTTATAGCTATTTTGAAGATTGA
- a CDS encoding APC family permease produces the protein MLALNSLIGSGWLFGSCSAAKIAGPAAILSWIIGAVIIIAIALTYVELGTMFPESGGMSKYAQYSHGHMLGFIAAWANWISLVTLVPMEAVAAVQYMSSWPWKWANWTHHFMQDGNITTPGLLLVFVFMIIFTLINFWSIKIMTHFTNLISVFKVLLPTITIIMLFASSFHPANFGHDVKTFMPYGSRAIFEAASGAGIIMSYDAFQTVINIGGELKNPRKNIIRGVLISMFVTAAIYILLQVTFIGAVDPAMLAKKSWHGINFASPFADIAILLGINWLVILLYMDAFVSPFGTGVAFVATASRALAAMTYTKHLPAWLGRLNRRYLVPRFAMIADLILAMILVSVFRNWNLLATVITCATLIAYLTGPVTTITLRKIAPDLDRPYKPTYMRWFAPLTFVLTSLAIYWTMWPTTIQVILVILVGIPIYFYYEVKYQKKDFKSQFKHAAWLLGYLVFISIMSYCGSDGFGGQNWIQYPWDFLLIAIVSLLFYKVAIDTGLEKVDPVAIKVNEKIKLKKD, from the coding sequence ATGCTAGCCCTTAATTCGTTGATTGGATCAGGATGGCTTTTTGGATCATGTTCAGCAGCAAAAATTGCCGGCCCAGCGGCTATCTTATCTTGGATAATCGGTGCAGTTATTATTATTGCAATTGCCTTAACCTATGTTGAACTAGGAACTATGTTTCCTGAAAGTGGGGGAATGAGTAAATATGCTCAATATAGCCATGGGCACATGCTTGGTTTTATCGCTGCTTGGGCAAATTGGATTTCGCTGGTAACCTTGGTGCCAATGGAGGCAGTTGCGGCTGTTCAATACATGAGTTCTTGGCCATGGAAGTGGGCAAACTGGACACATCACTTTATGCAAGACGGAAATATAACTACACCGGGGCTATTATTGGTATTTGTGTTCATGATTATTTTTACTTTAATTAATTTCTGGTCAATTAAAATCATGACCCACTTTACTAATTTGATCTCTGTTTTTAAAGTACTCTTGCCTACGATAACAATCATTATGCTGTTTGCATCTAGTTTTCATCCCGCTAACTTTGGTCACGATGTAAAAACATTTATGCCTTATGGAAGTAGAGCAATTTTTGAAGCAGCTTCTGGTGCTGGTATCATCATGTCTTATGACGCATTTCAGACAGTAATTAATATTGGTGGTGAATTAAAGAATCCGCGAAAGAATATTATTCGTGGAGTTTTAATTTCCATGTTTGTGACGGCTGCAATTTATATTTTGCTTCAAGTAACCTTTATTGGAGCGGTTGATCCAGCAATGCTTGCTAAGAAATCCTGGCATGGAATTAATTTTGCGTCCCCATTTGCAGATATTGCAATCCTTTTAGGAATTAATTGGCTTGTGATTTTACTTTATATGGATGCTTTTGTTTCACCTTTTGGTACTGGAGTAGCTTTTGTCGCAACTGCATCAAGAGCTCTGGCTGCAATGACGTACACAAAACACTTACCAGCTTGGTTAGGGAGACTTAATAGACGCTATCTCGTGCCTCGTTTTGCGATGATTGCGGATTTGATTTTAGCGATGATTTTAGTAAGTGTCTTTAGAAACTGGAATTTACTTGCAACAGTAATTACTTGTGCAACTTTGATTGCTTATTTAACTGGTCCAGTTACTACTATTACTTTAAGAAAAATAGCACCGGATTTAGATAGACCATATAAACCTACATATATGCGTTGGTTTGCTCCTTTAACTTTTGTATTAACTAGCTTAGCTATTTATTGGACGATGTGGCCAACAACAATTCAAGTTATTTTGGTTATTCTTGTGGGAATCCCAATTTATTTCTATTACGAAGTTAAATATCAAAAGAAAGATTTTAAATCGCAGTTTAAGCATGCTGCTTGGCTTTTAGGGTATTTAGTATTTATTTCTATCATGTCTTATTGTGGTAGCGACGGCTTTGGTGGACAAAACTGGATTCAATATCCTTGGGATTTTTTATTGATTGCAATTGTTTCATTGCTGTTTTATAAAGTTGCAATTGATACAGGACTAGAAAAAGTTGATCCAGTGGCAATAAAAGTAAACGAAAAAATTAAGCTTAAGAAGGACTAG
- a CDS encoding type B 50S ribosomal protein L31: MRKGIHPDYQEVVFMDSATGAKFVAGSTLKPEETVEFEGKTYPLVRVEISSDSHPFYTGKQKFAQADGRIEKFNKKYGMSSKN; encoded by the coding sequence ATGAGAAAAGGGATTCATCCAGATTACCAAGAAGTTGTTTTCATGGACTCAGCAACTGGTGCTAAGTTCGTAGCTGGTTCTACTTTAAAACCAGAAGAAACAGTTGAATTCGAAGGTAAGACTTACCCATTAGTTCGTGTTGAAATTTCTTCAGATTCTCACCCATTCTACACTGGCAAGCAAAAGTTTGCACAAGCAGATGGTCGTATCGAAAAATTCAACAAGAAGTACGGTATGTCTTCAAAGAATTAA
- a CDS encoding UDP-N-acetylmuramoyl-tripeptide--D-alanyl-D-alanine ligase encodes MKMQLAEIAKALNSSVNMGEDKVITSVVFDSRKVTPNSLFIPLDGARDGHDFVSNAMANGAEATLWKKGHEGMPTDVPVIEVEDPLTALQNLAKYYLGKVNPTVVGITGSNGKTTTKDMVAAVLSKRFNVHKTQANFNNEIGVPVTILEMKPSTEILVLEMGMDRPGQLHHLSELVRPDVCVITMIGEAHIEFFGTRDKIADAKMEITDFLKEDGKFIYNGDEPLLEERVAKIKQEKSTFGFREEDTVFATTFRSYMHHATFEVNESTQQFKIPMIGKHNVSNALAAISVGRHFGENDEQIAQALANFTPTANRMQWKKGDVGEAIMDDVYNSNPTAVKAVTTSFGQVMVEDGGRRIAVLGDMLELGDESADLHASLATSLDPAIINELYLYGPEMKNLYDALVDKYPAENLHYYPQDQMNHMIDDLKNDIKPADIVMLKGSHGMHLEKVLDRLM; translated from the coding sequence ATGAAAATGCAACTTGCTGAGATCGCTAAAGCATTAAATAGTTCAGTTAATATGGGAGAAGATAAGGTCATTACATCTGTTGTTTTTGACTCAAGAAAAGTAACTCCCAACTCTTTGTTTATTCCCTTAGATGGTGCAAGGGATGGACATGATTTTGTATCTAATGCAATGGCAAACGGAGCAGAAGCAACTCTTTGGAAAAAAGGCCATGAGGGTATGCCTACTGATGTGCCAGTTATTGAAGTGGAAGATCCGCTAACTGCACTTCAAAATTTAGCTAAATATTACTTAGGTAAAGTTAATCCAACTGTTGTTGGGATTACTGGATCTAATGGTAAAACTACAACTAAGGATATGGTTGCAGCTGTTTTATCAAAAAGATTTAACGTGCATAAGACACAGGCTAACTTTAATAACGAAATTGGGGTACCTGTAACTATTTTAGAGATGAAACCATCTACTGAAATTTTAGTTCTTGAGATGGGGATGGATCGTCCGGGACAATTACACCATTTAAGTGAATTAGTAAGACCAGATGTTTGTGTCATCACAATGATTGGTGAAGCTCATATTGAGTTCTTTGGTACTAGAGATAAGATTGCAGACGCTAAAATGGAAATTACTGACTTCTTAAAGGAAGACGGTAAGTTTATTTACAATGGCGATGAACCTTTATTAGAAGAGCGTGTAGCTAAGATTAAGCAAGAAAAGAGTACTTTTGGTTTTAGAGAAGAAGATACTGTTTTTGCAACTACATTTAGATCTTACATGCATCATGCTACTTTTGAAGTAAATGAGTCAACACAACAATTTAAAATTCCAATGATTGGAAAACATAATGTCTCTAATGCTCTTGCAGCTATTAGTGTAGGACGCCATTTTGGTGAAAATGATGAACAAATTGCCCAAGCTTTAGCTAACTTCACTCCAACAGCAAATAGAATGCAATGGAAGAAGGGGGATGTAGGCGAAGCAATTATGGATGATGTCTACAACTCAAATCCAACTGCTGTTAAGGCTGTTACGACTTCGTTTGGACAAGTAATGGTCGAAGATGGTGGACGTAGAATTGCTGTCTTAGGTGATATGTTAGAGCTTGGGGATGAATCAGCTGATCTTCACGCTTCACTTGCCACTAGCTTGGATCCAGCAATTATTAACGAACTATATTTATATGGTCCAGAAATGAAAAACTTATATGATGCTCTTGTTGATAAGTACCCAGCAGAAAATTTGCACTATTATCCACAAGACCAAATGAATCATATGATTGATGACTTAAAGAATGACATTAAACCAGCTGATATTGTAATGCTAAAGGGATCACATGGGATGCATTTAGAAAAGGTTTTAGACCGTCTCATGTAG